In a genomic window of Flavobacterium sp. KACC 22761:
- the mgtE gene encoding magnesium transporter has product MEFKVSKELIHQLEEHIVQKNDKELEVLLNDLHHADIAEILEELDFDEATYIFKVLDSDKTAEILLELEEDLRENILSRLSPKEIAEELDELETNDAADIIAELSHEIKAEVISELVDVEHAKDIVELLRYDENTAGGLMGKELVKVNENWNVLTCVKEMRIQAENVSRVHSIYVVDDENRLKGRLSLKDLLTSSTKTQIGDVYIRKLNFVNVDTEDVEVARIMQKYDLEAIPVVDELGRLVGRITIDDIVDVIKEEADKDYQLAAGITQDIETNDSVLELTKARLPWLLIGMVIEIVASFVLKDNETAFQKYSTLIIFVPLLSATAGNIGVQASAIVVQGLANGTLKEFSRSYFSKEITVSMISGSIISLLLLGYHSLMYGQYLVGLAISISMIVVIMFAATLGTLVPLFLHKNKIDPAIATGPFITTTNDVFGIMLYFGVAKMILGF; this is encoded by the coding sequence ATGGAGTTCAAAGTTAGCAAAGAATTAATCCACCAACTAGAAGAGCATATTGTACAGAAAAACGACAAAGAACTTGAAGTTTTACTTAACGATTTGCACCACGCTGATATTGCTGAAATCCTTGAAGAACTGGATTTTGACGAAGCAACTTATATTTTTAAGGTTTTAGATAGTGATAAAACCGCCGAAATTCTTCTTGAATTAGAAGAAGATCTGCGCGAAAACATCTTAAGCCGATTATCACCAAAAGAGATTGCCGAAGAGCTTGATGAGCTTGAAACAAATGACGCTGCCGATATTATCGCAGAACTTTCGCATGAAATCAAGGCAGAAGTTATCTCGGAATTGGTCGATGTTGAGCACGCAAAAGACATTGTTGAGTTATTACGCTATGATGAAAATACGGCGGGTGGTTTGATGGGAAAAGAGCTTGTAAAGGTCAATGAAAATTGGAATGTCTTGACTTGCGTGAAAGAAATGCGTATTCAAGCCGAGAATGTTTCAAGAGTTCATTCCATTTATGTTGTCGACGATGAAAACCGATTAAAAGGAAGGTTATCTCTTAAGGATTTGCTGACTTCTTCTACTAAAACTCAAATTGGAGATGTTTATATCCGAAAGTTAAATTTCGTAAATGTGGATACCGAAGATGTTGAAGTGGCGCGTATCATGCAAAAATACGACTTGGAGGCAATTCCGGTTGTTGATGAACTTGGCCGTTTGGTAGGAAGAATCACCATTGATGATATCGTAGACGTAATCAAGGAAGAAGCCGATAAAGATTACCAATTAGCGGCGGGTATTACACAAGACATTGAAACAAATGACAGTGTTTTAGAGTTGACAAAAGCACGTTTGCCTTGGCTTTTGATTGGAATGGTAATTGAAATTGTAGCGTCTTTTGTTTTGAAAGATAACGAAACTGCTTTTCAGAAATATTCAACACTAATTATTTTTGTGCCTTTGCTTTCTGCAACTGCTGGAAATATTGGTGTGCAGGCATCGGCAATTGTGGTGCAAGGTTTGGCAAACGGAACTTTGAAAGAATTTAGCCGAAGCTATTTTAGCAAAGAAATAACTGTTTCGATGATTTCCGGAAGTATTATTTCATTGCTTTTACTCGGATATCATTCTCTGATGTATGGTCAATATTTAGTGGGATTGGCAATTTCAATTTCAATGATTGTGGTAATTATGTTTGCTGCAACACTTGGAACTTTAGTGCCGTTGTTTCTTCATAAAAACAAAATCGATCCCGCAATTGCAACGGGGCCGTTTATCACCACAACAAATGACGTTTTTGGAATTATGCTCTACTTTGGAGTAGCAAAAATGATTCTTGGATTTTAG
- a CDS encoding OmpA family protein, with the protein MIKKASIGLVVLALSATSCVSKKIYNDLETKYSDLKKENRSIADENANLKTAKNQLELDKDKLTKDLATTKDDLAKQKADLAAEQKKYKVLQDSYNALEKNSNDALESNMAKNRELLAQLEAKSKKLADEQARLDKTASRLKELEDMIAAKEESMRKLKETLSKALNGFEGKGLTVEQKNGKVYVSMENKLLFNSGSWAVGTEGRKAVVELGKVLGENPDLSVLIEGHTDDDPYAGSGPIANNWDLSTKRATAIVAILSENTKINKQKLTAAGRSEFSPLASNATPEGKAKNRRIEIILTPRLDEIAEMLNSIN; encoded by the coding sequence ATGATTAAAAAAGCCTCTATTGGATTGGTAGTTTTAGCTTTGTCTGCAACTTCATGCGTATCCAAAAAGATTTACAATGATCTTGAAACAAAATATTCAGATTTAAAAAAAGAGAATCGTTCGATTGCTGATGAAAATGCAAATTTAAAAACAGCAAAAAATCAGTTAGAATTAGACAAAGATAAGCTGACGAAAGATTTAGCCACTACTAAAGATGATCTTGCAAAACAAAAGGCAGATCTTGCTGCAGAACAAAAAAAATATAAGGTATTGCAGGATTCTTATAATGCATTAGAGAAAAACAGCAATGATGCATTAGAAAGCAATATGGCTAAAAACCGTGAGTTATTGGCACAGTTAGAAGCAAAATCTAAAAAACTTGCAGACGAACAAGCACGTTTAGATAAAACAGCAAGCCGTTTGAAAGAGCTTGAAGATATGATCGCAGCGAAAGAAGAATCAATGCGAAAATTAAAAGAAACTTTGTCTAAAGCTTTAAATGGTTTTGAAGGAAAAGGTTTGACAGTTGAGCAGAAAAATGGAAAAGTTTATGTTTCTATGGAAAACAAATTGCTTTTCAATTCAGGTAGCTGGGCTGTTGGAACTGAAGGTAGAAAAGCTGTTGTGGAACTTGGAAAAGTTTTAGGTGAAAATCCAGATCTTTCGGTTTTAATTGAAGGTCATACTGACGATGATCCATACGCAGGTTCTGGACCAATTGCAAACAACTGGGATTTGTCAACTAAAAGAGCAACAGCAATTGTGGCAATTTTAAGTGAAAATACAAAAATCAACAAGCAAAAACTTACTGCAGCAGGACGAAGCGAGTTTTCTCCTCTTGCAAGCAATGCAACTCCAGAAGGAAAAGCTAAAAACCGAAGAATCGAAATCATCTTGACTCCAAGATTAGATGAGATTGCGGAGATGTTGAATAGCATAAATTAA
- a CDS encoding aldo/keto reductase: protein MKYTTLPNTNIKVSKICLGTMTYGQQNTESEGHAQMDYALERGVNFFDTAEMYSVPASEATYGSTEKIIGTWFKKSGNRDKVVLASKIAGPNPNFGYMREKLDFSPASIKYAVENSLKRLQTDYIDLYQMHWPERKTNNFGQRAFHGHDDVWEDNFREILETFDGLIKEGKIKHIGVSNENAWGMMRLLEESKYNNLPRIKTVQNPYSLLNRLFEVNSAEVSKYENVGLLGYSPLAFGVLTGKFLTGESHPKARINLFPQYKRYNSDQCTQATKLYQEIAKKHGLTLTQLAMGFVLQQPFLTSSIIGATTLEQLKENIDTIDVVLSKQILHEIDAVQGIIPDPAP, encoded by the coding sequence ATGAAATACACTACATTACCCAACACCAATATAAAAGTTAGTAAAATTTGCCTTGGAACGATGACTTACGGGCAACAGAATACAGAATCAGAAGGGCATGCTCAAATGGATTATGCTCTTGAAAGAGGAGTGAACTTCTTCGATACGGCCGAAATGTATTCGGTTCCGGCAAGTGAAGCGACTTACGGAAGTACAGAAAAAATTATTGGGACTTGGTTTAAGAAATCTGGAAACAGAGACAAAGTGGTTTTGGCATCAAAAATCGCAGGCCCGAATCCGAATTTTGGATACATGCGTGAAAAACTGGATTTTTCGCCGGCAAGTATCAAATATGCAGTCGAAAACAGTTTAAAAAGATTGCAGACCGATTATATTGATTTGTACCAAATGCACTGGCCGGAAAGAAAAACAAACAATTTCGGACAACGTGCTTTTCATGGACATGATGATGTTTGGGAAGATAACTTCAGAGAAATTCTGGAGACTTTCGACGGATTAATCAAAGAAGGCAAAATCAAACACATTGGAGTTTCAAACGAAAATGCTTGGGGAATGATGCGTTTGCTCGAAGAAAGCAAATACAACAATTTGCCAAGAATAAAAACCGTTCAAAATCCGTATTCTTTATTGAATCGTTTGTTTGAAGTGAATTCTGCCGAAGTTTCAAAATATGAAAATGTTGGTTTGTTAGGATATTCTCCTTTAGCCTTTGGAGTTTTGACTGGAAAATTCCTGACAGGAGAAAGTCATCCGAAAGCGAGAATTAATCTTTTTCCGCAATACAAACGCTACAATAGTGATCAATGTACCCAGGCGACAAAATTATATCAGGAAATCGCTAAAAAACATGGTTTAACGTTGACGCAATTGGCAATGGGATTTGTTTTGCAACAGCCGTTCTTGACGAGTTCAATTATTGGCGCGACGACATTGGAACAATTAAAAGAAAATATCGATACAATTGATGTTGTATTGTCGAAGCAAATTTTACACGAGATTGATGCAGTTCAGGGAATTATTCCTGATCCCGCTCCTTAA
- a CDS encoding antibiotic biosynthesis monooxygenase — protein sequence MIARIWHGKTKMEDYDAYTTFLIQIAIPDYEKTPGFVKLSFLRNIKNNEAHFTLITYWENWEVIKNFAGKDIEKAKYYPEDEHFLLEFEENVEHFEVFA from the coding sequence ATGATCGCAAGAATTTGGCACGGAAAAACAAAAATGGAAGATTATGACGCTTATACCACGTTTCTGATCCAAATTGCCATTCCTGATTATGAAAAAACACCTGGTTTTGTGAAACTTTCTTTTTTAAGAAACATCAAAAATAATGAAGCCCATTTTACACTTATTACCTATTGGGAAAATTGGGAAGTGATCAAAAATTTTGCTGGAAAAGATATCGAAAAGGCGAAATATTATCCCGAAGACGAACATTTTCTTTTAGAATTTGAAGAGAATGTCGAACATTTTGAAGTTTTTGCCTAA
- the nhaA gene encoding Na+/H+ antiporter NhaA — protein sequence MKLTKTFNSFFNNEKSGGLLLLFVTIFSLYLANSAYSEGYVSFWEKDLGGHSITHWINDGLMTIFFLLIGLELEREIYHGELSNIKNASLPIMAALGGMLVPAAIFLALNFGTATQNGAGIPMATDIAFAIGILSLLGNKVPTSLKVFLTALAVIDDLGAIIVIAVFYTTSIAFVNLAIALGIWGFLFVLNRMKINNIIPYLIGGIFMWYFMLNSGVHATITGVILAFVIPFGDGSEQSSSYKLQHFLHKPVAFIILPLFAIANTCIAINQDWHEGLNHPNTFGIILGLVVGKPLGIILFSSIGVTAGLCALPKNLKWAHILGAGMLGGIGFTMSIFITILAFKDPETIIFSKIAILIASMLSGIFGFVYLKYTLKKNQKSKS from the coding sequence ATGAAATTGACCAAGACTTTTAATTCTTTTTTTAATAACGAAAAATCTGGCGGACTGCTTCTACTGTTTGTCACAATCTTCTCATTATATCTAGCAAATTCAGCTTATTCTGAAGGATATGTTTCTTTTTGGGAAAAAGATCTGGGCGGACATTCGATTACACATTGGATTAATGACGGCTTGATGACCATTTTCTTTTTACTGATCGGGTTAGAATTGGAACGCGAAATTTATCACGGTGAATTATCCAATATAAAAAATGCTTCACTTCCAATAATGGCCGCGCTTGGAGGCATGCTAGTTCCAGCCGCAATTTTTCTGGCTTTAAATTTTGGCACTGCAACTCAAAACGGAGCAGGAATTCCTATGGCGACAGACATTGCATTTGCAATCGGAATTTTATCGCTTTTAGGGAATAAAGTTCCCACTTCTTTAAAAGTCTTTTTAACCGCGCTTGCTGTGATTGATGATTTGGGAGCCATAATAGTCATTGCTGTATTTTACACCACATCGATTGCTTTTGTAAATCTTGCTATTGCATTAGGAATTTGGGGATTTCTTTTCGTTTTAAACCGAATGAAAATCAACAACATAATTCCGTATTTGATTGGCGGCATTTTTATGTGGTATTTTATGCTGAATTCTGGCGTTCATGCAACAATAACAGGTGTGATATTAGCTTTTGTAATTCCGTTTGGCGACGGCAGCGAACAATCATCTTCGTATAAATTACAGCATTTTTTACACAAACCCGTTGCTTTTATCATTTTGCCGCTTTTTGCCATTGCAAATACCTGTATTGCCATAAACCAAGATTGGCATGAAGGCTTAAATCACCCCAATACATTCGGAATTATTCTTGGTTTGGTCGTGGGGAAACCTTTAGGAATTATTCTTTTTTCATCGATTGGCGTAACGGCAGGTTTATGTGCTTTGCCAAAAAACTTAAAATGGGCTCATATTTTAGGCGCTGGAATGTTGGGCGGAATTGGGTTTACCATGTCGATTTTCATTACCATTTTGGCTTTTAAAGATCCTGAAACCATTATTTTTTCAAAAATTGCTATTCTGATTGCCTCAATGCTTTCTGGAATTTTCGGATTTGTTTATTTAAAATATACTTTGAAAAAGAATCAAAAATCAAAATCATGA
- a CDS encoding 2-hydroxyacid dehydrogenase translates to MSVKILHIDSNNPVLWNQLEEAGFENHADFKSSKEEIEAKIQDYNGIVIRSRFKIDKAFLDKATKLQFIARVGAGLESIDCEYASAKGIHLIAAPEGNRNAVAEHSLGVLLSLFNNLNKADAEVRAGHWNRESNRGHELDGKTVGIIGYGNMGKAFAKKLRGFDTEVLFYDILENIGDENAKQVSLAELQKSADVLSLHLPWTPETDKMVDANFINAFSKSFWIINTSRGKNIVTADLVEAMKSKKVLGAGLDVLEYEKLSFETLFQDKNTPEAFQYLLEAKNVLLTPHIAGWTFESHERLAQVIVDKIKMVYAAKSAEI, encoded by the coding sequence ATGAGTGTAAAAATTCTTCATATCGACAGCAATAATCCCGTTTTGTGGAACCAATTAGAAGAAGCAGGTTTTGAAAACCACGCCGATTTTAAATCTTCAAAAGAAGAGATAGAAGCTAAAATTCAAGACTATAACGGAATTGTGATTCGCAGTCGCTTCAAGATTGACAAGGCTTTTCTAGATAAAGCAACTAAGTTGCAATTTATTGCAAGAGTTGGCGCAGGTCTGGAAAGTATTGATTGTGAATATGCTTCAGCGAAAGGAATTCATTTAATTGCGGCACCAGAAGGAAATCGAAACGCAGTTGCAGAACATTCGCTTGGCGTACTATTATCGCTTTTCAATAATTTAAATAAGGCCGACGCCGAAGTAAGAGCAGGACATTGGAATAGAGAAAGTAATCGCGGTCACGAACTCGACGGAAAAACGGTCGGAATTATTGGTTACGGAAATATGGGAAAGGCTTTCGCCAAAAAACTCCGCGGTTTTGATACCGAAGTTTTATTTTATGACATTCTAGAAAATATAGGAGACGAAAATGCCAAGCAAGTTTCATTAGCCGAATTGCAAAAAAGTGCCGATGTTTTGAGTTTGCATTTGCCTTGGACACCCGAAACCGACAAAATGGTTGATGCAAATTTTATCAACGCATTTTCGAAGTCATTTTGGATCATAAATACTTCGCGTGGCAAAAATATAGTTACAGCAGATTTAGTTGAAGCAATGAAGTCTAAAAAGGTTCTTGGAGCAGGTTTGGATGTTCTGGAGTATGAGAAATTATCTTTTGAAACACTTTTTCAAGATAAAAATACACCAGAAGCCTTTCAATATTTGTTGGAAGCTAAAAACGTTTTGCTTACACCACATATTGCAGGTTGGACTTTTGAAAGTCATGAGCGTCTGGCTCAAGTGATTGTAGATAAAATAAAAATGGTTTATGCTGCTAAATCTGCCGAGATTTGA
- a CDS encoding exodeoxyribonuclease III has protein sequence MKIISYNVNGIRAAITKGFIEWLQAASPDVICLQEIKATHDQIPVEAITAAGYPYQYYYPATKKGYSGVAILSKIEPKEVVYGTGIHHMDFEGRNLRADFEDVSVMSLYLPSGTNIERLDHKFMFMDDFQTYINELKLTIPNLIICGDYNICHEAIDIHDPVRNKTVSGFLPAERAWLDGFMKSGFIDSFRHFNKDPHHYSWWSYRAGARGNNKGWRIDYNLVSNSMEHRLKRAVILPDAVHSDHCPVLVEIE, from the coding sequence ATGAAAATTATTTCTTATAATGTAAACGGAATTCGCGCGGCAATTACCAAAGGTTTTATCGAATGGTTGCAAGCAGCGAGTCCAGATGTTATCTGTCTTCAGGAAATTAAGGCGACACATGATCAAATTCCTGTTGAAGCGATTACCGCCGCTGGCTATCCTTATCAATACTATTATCCTGCAACTAAAAAAGGCTATAGTGGTGTTGCAATTTTATCTAAAATTGAGCCGAAAGAAGTGGTTTATGGAACAGGAATTCATCATATGGATTTTGAGGGGCGTAATCTTCGTGCTGATTTTGAAGATGTTTCAGTAATGAGTTTATACCTTCCATCGGGAACAAATATTGAAAGATTGGATCATAAATTTATGTTTATGGATGATTTTCAAACATATATCAATGAACTGAAATTAACTATTCCGAATTTGATTATTTGTGGCGATTATAATATTTGCCACGAAGCCATTGATATTCACGATCCGGTGCGCAATAAAACCGTTTCTGGATTTTTGCCGGCTGAACGTGCTTGGCTTGATGGCTTTATGAAGTCTGGTTTTATCGACAGTTTCCGTCATTTCAATAAAGATCCGCATCATTATTCGTGGTGGAGTTACCGCGCTGGAGCTCGCGGAAACAATAAGGGTTGGCGTATCGATTACAACTTGGTGAGTAATTCGATGGAACATCGATTGAAGCGTGCCGTTATTCTTCCTGATGCCGTTCACTCAGACCATTGTCCAGTTTTAGTCGAAATTGAGTAA
- the proC gene encoding pyrroline-5-carboxylate reductase, which yields MNVHIIGGGNLGVSIALGIAKFSKNNQVTVTRRNIASIQYLSEYGITVSNDNKHNIQEADVVILTIKPYQVDTVLAEILPVIQNKTIASAVSGLSLDMLQEKTNNAYPVVRIMPNIAAQFGESATCISFPETDREEAMPIVDLFQDLGTAPVIDEKLMDAATVLGACGTAYALRYIRASMQAGIEIGFDSNTALAIAAQTVKGAAKMLLDEKVHPEQLIDRVTTPQGCTIVGLNEMEHNGFSSSLIKGIKTSLKQIKGLLK from the coding sequence ATGAATGTACATATTATTGGAGGAGGAAACCTTGGGGTTTCTATTGCCTTGGGAATTGCTAAATTTTCGAAAAACAATCAAGTTACCGTAACAAGAAGAAACATTGCCAGTATTCAATATTTATCTGAATATGGAATTACAGTGTCTAATGATAACAAACACAATATTCAGGAAGCTGATGTGGTAATTTTAACGATAAAGCCGTATCAGGTTGATACTGTTTTGGCCGAAATTTTGCCTGTAATCCAAAATAAAACAATTGCTTCAGCAGTAAGCGGATTGTCTTTGGATATGCTTCAGGAAAAAACAAATAATGCCTATCCAGTTGTGCGAATTATGCCTAATATTGCGGCACAATTTGGAGAATCGGCGACTTGTATTTCGTTTCCAGAAACGGATCGCGAAGAAGCTATGCCAATTGTCGATTTGTTTCAGGATTTAGGAACTGCACCTGTAATTGATGAAAAATTGATGGATGCAGCCACAGTTTTGGGCGCGTGCGGAACAGCTTATGCATTGCGTTATATACGTGCATCAATGCAAGCGGGAATTGAAATTGGATTTGATTCGAATACTGCTCTGGCAATTGCTGCGCAAACGGTAAAAGGAGCGGCAAAAATGTTGCTAGATGAAAAAGTGCATCCAGAACAATTAATCGATCGTGTAACAACGCCACAGGGTTGTACAATTGTTGGCTTGAATGAAATGGAACACAATGGTTTCAGTTCGTCATTGATAAAAGGAATCAAAACTTCTTTGAAACAAATCAAAGGATTATTAAAATAA
- the rsmA gene encoding 16S rRNA (adenine(1518)-N(6)/adenine(1519)-N(6))-dimethyltransferase RsmA, producing MEKVKAKKHLGQHFLKDESIAKAIADTLSLKGYDEVLEIGPGMGVLTKYLLDKPITTRVIEIDTESVAYLDANYPKLKDKIISEDFLKYNINQVYENKQFAIIGNFPYNISSQIVFRTLEFRDQIPEFSGMFQKEVAERICEKKGSKTYGILSVLSQAFYDTEYLFTVNENVFIPPPKVKSGVMKMTRKEDYSLPCGEKLFFTVVKTAFQQRRKTLRNSLKTLNLSDNLREDTIFDKRPEQLSVEEFIVLTQKIEADGVQS from the coding sequence ATGGAAAAAGTAAAAGCCAAAAAACATTTAGGACAGCATTTCCTTAAAGACGAAAGCATCGCAAAAGCAATTGCCGATACTTTGAGCTTAAAGGGATATGATGAGGTTTTAGAAATAGGACCAGGGATGGGTGTGCTTACTAAATACTTGCTTGATAAGCCAATTACAACACGAGTAATCGAGATCGATACTGAATCTGTAGCGTATTTAGATGCGAATTATCCGAAATTAAAAGACAAAATTATTTCAGAAGACTTTCTGAAATACAATATAAATCAGGTTTACGAAAACAAACAATTCGCCATTATTGGCAATTTTCCTTATAACATCTCTTCTCAGATTGTTTTTAGAACACTTGAGTTCAGAGATCAAATTCCAGAATTTTCTGGAATGTTTCAAAAGGAAGTTGCAGAGCGAATCTGCGAGAAAAAAGGATCAAAAACCTACGGAATCTTGTCTGTGCTATCACAGGCTTTCTATGATACTGAGTATTTGTTTACTGTAAACGAAAATGTTTTTATTCCTCCGCCCAAGGTCAAGTCGGGTGTGATGAAAATGACCCGAAAGGAAGATTATAGTCTTCCTTGTGGTGAAAAGTTATTTTTTACGGTTGTAAAAACGGCTTTTCAGCAAAGACGAAAAACATTACGTAACAGTTTGAAAACATTAAATTTATCTGATAATTTGCGAGAAGACACTATCTTTGATAAACGTCCCGAGCAGCTTAGCGTTGAAGAATTTATTGTTTTGACTCAAAAAATAGAAGCCGATGGAGTTCAAAGTTAG
- a CDS encoding GNAT family N-acyltransferase, translating into MGLVTAKEVAKAINVDKYGVFGTFSGWILMKVLKISTLNKIYDRNKHLEDLAFLNGILDEMEIKFEIPEEDLKRLPKDGAYITISNHPLGGIDGILLLKLMLEREPNFKIIANFLLHRIVPMKKYIMPVNPFENHKDAKSSVIGIKETLRHLSDGKPLGIFPAGEVSTYKDGKLVVDKPWEEGALKLIRKAKVPVVPIYFHAKNSKLFYWLSKIDDTLRTAKLPSELLTQKDRVIKVRIGKPISVSEQNEIESFEEYSEFLRKKTYMLANPFEKDTKLIDTASLKIPKAPKKIVTPANESKLIDEVQALRDSDARFLQSKNYEVFFASAKQIPNILHEIGRLREITFREVGEGTNESIDLDEYDKYYHHMFLWDDETKKIAGAYRMGLGSEIYPKYGIEGFYLTDLFRFEQELHDMMHKSIEMGRAFIVKEYQQKPMPLFLLWKGIIHTTLRHPEHKYLVGGVSISNQFSDFSKSLMIEFMKSNYYDPYIAQYIHPKKAYKVKLKDADKDFIFDEAESDLNKFDKIIDELEPGNLRLPVLIKKYIKQNARVVAFNVDPLFNNAIDGLMYIRIADIPESTMKPVIEEFQIELEKKLSEKED; encoded by the coding sequence ATGGGTTTAGTTACCGCGAAAGAAGTTGCAAAGGCAATAAATGTTGATAAGTACGGCGTATTTGGTACTTTTTCAGGCTGGATTCTTATGAAGGTTCTTAAGATCTCGACCCTTAACAAAATTTACGATCGCAATAAACATTTGGAAGACCTTGCGTTTTTGAACGGAATTTTGGACGAGATGGAAATCAAATTTGAAATTCCTGAAGAAGATTTAAAACGTCTGCCAAAAGATGGTGCTTACATTACTATTTCAAATCATCCGCTTGGAGGAATTGATGGAATTTTGCTTTTGAAATTAATGCTTGAAAGAGAACCTAACTTCAAGATCATTGCAAATTTCTTATTGCACAGAATTGTTCCGATGAAAAAATACATTATGCCGGTTAATCCTTTTGAAAATCATAAGGATGCAAAATCGAGCGTAATTGGCATTAAAGAAACTTTGCGTCACTTGAGTGATGGAAAACCTTTAGGGATTTTTCCAGCTGGAGAAGTTTCAACTTATAAAGATGGAAAATTAGTCGTGGACAAACCATGGGAAGAAGGCGCTCTGAAATTAATCAGAAAAGCAAAAGTTCCTGTTGTTCCGATTTATTTTCATGCTAAAAACAGCAAATTATTCTATTGGCTTTCAAAAATAGACGACACTTTGCGTACGGCAAAACTTCCGTCTGAATTGCTTACGCAGAAAGACCGCGTGATCAAAGTTCGTATTGGAAAACCGATTTCTGTAAGTGAACAAAACGAAATTGAATCTTTTGAAGAATATTCAGAATTCTTAAGAAAGAAAACCTATATGCTTGCCAATCCTTTTGAAAAGGATACCAAACTTATTGATACAGCAAGTTTAAAAATACCAAAAGCGCCTAAAAAAATTGTTACGCCAGCAAACGAATCAAAATTAATTGATGAAGTTCAAGCGTTGAGAGATAGTGATGCTAGGTTTTTGCAAAGCAAAAATTATGAAGTATTCTTTGCAAGTGCAAAACAAATTCCAAACATTTTGCATGAAATTGGGCGTTTGCGCGAGATCACTTTCCGTGAAGTTGGTGAAGGAACAAATGAATCTATTGACTTAGACGAATACGACAAATATTACCACCACATGTTTTTATGGGATGATGAAACCAAAAAAATTGCGGGAGCATATCGTATGGGATTAGGTTCTGAAATATATCCAAAATACGGAATCGAAGGTTTTTATCTGACGGACCTTTTCAGATTTGAGCAGGAGCTTCACGATATGATGCACAAATCGATCGAAATGGGACGTGCATTTATTGTAAAAGAATATCAGCAAAAACCAATGCCTTTGTTTTTATTGTGGAAAGGTATTATTCATACAACTTTGCGTCATCCAGAGCACAAATATTTAGTTGGTGGTGTAAGTATCAGCAATCAATTTTCTGATTTCTCAAAATCATTGATGATTGAGTTCATGAAATCAAATTATTACGATCCATATATCGCACAATATATTCATCCGAAGAAAGCGTATAAAGTAAAATTAAAAGATGCTGATAAAGATTTCATTTTCGATGAAGCAGAATCTGACTTAAACAAGTTTGACAAAATCATTGACGAATTGGAACCAGGAAACCTGCGCTTGCCTGTTTTAATCAAGAAATACATCAAACAAAATGCAAGAGTGGTTGCTTTTAACGTTGATCCATTATTCAACAACGCAATTGACGGTTTAATGTACATTAGAATCGCAGATATTCCAGAAAGCACCATGAAACCCGTTATTGAAGAGTTTCAGATTGAATTGGAGAAAAAGCTATCTGAGAAAGAAGATTAA
- a CDS encoding TM2 domain-containing protein has product MENTKYEAWNTPSRPREENKKISAGILAILVGILGIHKFYLGYTKEGIIHLLLGLMCGVGGLIGLIEGIIYLTKTDEEFYQIYQVGYRGWF; this is encoded by the coding sequence ATGGAAAATACAAAGTACGAGGCATGGAATACTCCGTCGAGGCCAAGAGAAGAAAATAAAAAAATTTCAGCGGGAATTTTGGCGATTTTAGTTGGTATTCTTGGAATTCATAAATTTTATTTAGGCTATACAAAAGAGGGTATTATTCATTTGCTTTTAGGTTTGATGTGCGGTGTTGGAGGTTTGATAGGTCTTATAGAAGGAATTATATACTTGACAAAAACCGATGAAGAGTTTTATCAAATTTATCAGGTAGGTTATAGAGGTTGGTTTTAA
- a CDS encoding c-type cytochrome translates to MNRIRIIVFSLTALIVLVVGIIMYLKIFKKPENPGCATRDLPSCGNVDLTENQKKGKEVFDSNCVACHKLNSKSTGPALHEVDSIVFVNWLTNKKYKIDSSKVEILAIDYHKTVFSKTLSKEDVACLIEYCHSK, encoded by the coding sequence ATGAACCGAATCAGAATCATAGTTTTTTCTTTAACTGCGCTAATCGTATTAGTAGTCGGAATAATTATGTATCTGAAGATTTTTAAAAAACCTGAAAACCCAGGCTGTGCAACACGCGATTTACCTTCTTGTGGAAATGTTGATTTAACTGAAAATCAAAAAAAAGGAAAAGAAGTGTTTGATTCAAATTGTGTGGCTTGTCATAAATTAAACTCAAAATCAACAGGACCAGCGCTCCATGAAGTTGATTCGATTGTTTTTGTAAACTGGCTGACCAATAAAAAATATAAAATCGACAGTTCGAAAGTAGAAATATTGGCAATTGATTATCATAAAACGGTGTTTTCAAAAACCTTGTCAAAAGAAGATGTTGCCTGCCTAATTGAATATTGCCACTCGAAATAA